The genomic window CTTCTCGGCCAGCACCTTCAGACAGGTCGCAATCCTGTCCACATCATCATCTGTGATTGGCTGATGAACACAAAGGTATAGGCATTAAAGATCACTGATgaacttaatatatttttatcataatattaacATCCATTCTACACATTTTAAGTgacaataaaaatttacatcaGTGTAATTGAGATAAGCAGTATATGACTAAATAATTcactaaaatattctttttctcTGAATCACTTAATTTTGGTTGATTTATATTGGTAAATGGCTTGTGAGCTAAACATAGGAATTCATAACAAATGTAAGGTCTTACCTTTGTGGGCAATCCAGACTTTCCAAGATGAATAATAGCAGCCATGATCAACATAGATTCAGCCACCAGAGACTGTAAATGGAAAAAGTTAGTTATcgactttatttttttaattctcttcaaaaactgtaaatatctgttttcataaaatacaattaatttcTCTTAAAATGCGGAATCAAGTTTTTAAAAGCAAGGCTTACATTTTGCCTCTTGACATCTGGAGTGTTAGCGATGTATTTGAGGGCCAGTTTTGTCAGGGTGGTGGCCAAAGCTGCTCCCACAAAGAAATCTCCATCCATCATGTACTGCCTCATGGGTGGTCTACAATGATTGACACAAATCTTGAATACTCATGGTCAGTCTACCTGTACATCTTATACACAAGCACAGAGCAAACTTGGATTGATTTCAtggttaaatacatgtaccaaattttgcttttaaatctTTCTCTTTAAATTGCAAAGAAGAtacttgaaactgtggtttcaTGCCTCCCTCGGATAAAAGAAGAAACCCTACCTCTCTTCTTTCTTTGCGGAAGATGGGGCAGAACTAAATGCACTCTGTGTGGCGTAGGTTCCGTCAGCTGTCACCAACTTCTGTACCTGTCCACCGGACTGCATCTCTGTAATTTATAATCAAATTTAATCATCAGGTATAAAATATCGTTTTCATCTCCTcttcattttgtattttgtttcaaaaaattatcatataaaaaattctttttagcTCTGTAATCTTCAATAATGCATCTCAAAACTTTTGTCATCTTGAATTCATATACACTTGTATGCAATCATATAAAATGCATACATTGTTTGTAGTTTAATTCTCAGCCAATTTACAATGTTCATTGCCAGAATGTTTGCTGCACTGATGAAACAAAGTCCACTTACCATCATCAGCCACTTCTCCAGCAGCTTTCTTTATTTCATCATCCACAATTGGAATCTACGAAACAACAATAATTCCAGTGTCCAAAATCAAAGGCAAAGGAAATATTCCCTTATAAATGTACATTGACATTGTATTTCCCAAAAATTTCATTATCTCAACAAACTAATTATAAAACTAGTTACTTTCATATGCTTCTTTATGTAACAAATATCATGCAGCCTATTCATAAAAGTTTTGTAATTCAATTCAAATCATTTCACTCAAATCGTCAAAGTGACGGTACATGAGGTACAcatacataaatatttacaaatgtagatatagagtcagaggtacatgtacaatacaaatAAGAGAAAACATGtgaaaaaagtacaaatgttcAAGGAGGACAGActgattaaaaaatttcatgtgtaaataaacaagttatttaagttttaaagtaaacaataattcaaaaaatttaaaagtgttCGGTCTTTCACAAAATCGAGTTCCAAGTATTTTTGTGTAATACATGAAAGAGCATTACATTCTAATATAAAGTGCAATTCATTACATGAGAGCCTTTTTCTTACCTCTCCCAAAGCCTGTCGGATCATAGTCATGACATTCTGGATGTCATCATTGGTTTCACAGTATTCTCCTAGAATCCACAATGCAGCTCTGTGGATCCTgcagaaataaaaattacacatttaatttgtatataaaCATCCCACAATAAATAAACAGCATGTTATTATATGTATCAAACTAAAATGTCTAAGAAAGAATTGCATcgtttttcaataaattatgaAACACTCAATTTTTAGATTAAGCATGCATTTTTGAAATACAGGGTACCAAAATGGTCAAAGTTATGGAACTTGTACCCAATCctaattgtatttttatacaataaaaataaaatatgttcaaatcaaaaagtACAAATTGTGAATAAGTCACTCCAGAATGATTTTTAGGCAATAAAAAATGGAGagattaaaatcatttatattttggcTCTATACCACTGGTGGCAGTATCAACCAGTGCGATACAATCTGGACTTACTTCATGGCTTTGATGGAAGGGAAGATTTCCTGCAGTTTGCTGATGATGAGTCCTCTCAGAGACTCGAACCTCTGGATGGCCTCCCTCACAAACACCAACACGTCCAGTGCTGCCAGCTCATTCTGATCTCCCAGGAACTCGATTAGCTGCAAAACAAAcacaatattatttattaaatgtgTTAGGATAGAACATTTCGGCAGTCCAATTGCAAACTTTAGTAGCTTTATGGGCTAGAGCCTCCTAATTCAGGCTAGAAacacttttttattaaaactatcCATATTCAATTGCATCAAAAATGTGCACGTCAATCGAATTTGCACAGTAGAAAATATATCCTATGCaaatttttttaaccatattATAGGAAAGGCATTTCTTATCAGGACACTTAGGATTTTCTTTCAATGTCGTTACACATACCACAGGGATGATGGTGGCAGCAATGTCCTGGAACTTGATACAGCACTGATGCAGTGTGCGGACCAGCAGCTGGCGGTATTTCCCAGTGTCCTCATGCTCTACGTTGTTAGTCTTAACTACTTCTTTTTTCAACACCAATACCATCTGCATTCAAAAAAGCAAATTATTGAATACAAACTTaccagttttttttcttctttttattccATTCAGAGGAGAATCATATATACAGGAAGTTTTCTTAATCTGATTTTTTGCCATCAAGATCTCATAATAATTCTACCGATGTTACCCGATTTTattatattctcactatatcaGATCTGTCAAATTAAATCTAGATTTGACGTCATCTTACCTCTTCAATGTTTCTGGAGGAGACAAGGTCAAGAGCCAAGGTCAAGGTCTTTTTCCTCACTTCTAAATCTGGAGCACTCAATACTCTCAAAATGTCCATCACCAAATCCTGGAAAAGAACAATATAATCACATTTCATTTTCAGGACATCTTTACATATCAAGTGTGTAAATTTGAAGTCATTTCACTCATATTGTAACCCAGAGTAAATGCAAACTAGGCAACTCTCTgtcaatataattttaagttCCGAAGGAAATCTTACCTGTAAAACCTTCTCATGAGCTGGCACCTCCTTAAGAGCTATAAGTCGGTCCAGTACGATCAGTTTGACATTGTTGTCACTTTCTTTGATGATCAGCTCTATGTAACAGCTAGCGGCAGCCTAAAAAGTAGGAAAAATAGGAACTCAATCATTAAGACAACTTTGGTCTTAGAGCACAAGATCAAATTTTGCAGAGAAGCAGTAAATCtgtaagaattttttaatttggcAAGCCATTCTTTCAGTTTTAACTCTTTTATTATACACAATAGCTGACATCATTATGAATGATATATTTTCAGCAATCTAAAAAtgattgtaaaaatggtgagaTATTGATAATTGCAGTAGGGAGACGGTTATGTGGTTTGTACCTTGACTGCGGTAGGGGCACTAGACAGAGTGACTAGGGTACCAGCTGCCTCGTAGCGGACCGCGGGACTCTGGGAGTTCAGGAGGTTGTAAATACAACGGATAAATCGAGCCCTCTCTGATGGGTTGTTGTGGCATACCTgaggaataaaataaaaataataaagattaatatTCTAATGTATTCTACAGGTAAAAATTTCTATATGCTTGAGACTAATCAGAGCTAAAATTTTAGCACATTTATTTATACTCCAGTCATGTAGGTTGGACATGAATAATTTTTAGGAACACTACTCTAattaaaatctaattaaaattagatgctCTAAATCTGCGACTGCTTCTTCAAAGTACAGTGTGTAAATGTATATCCACAgaacatctaattttaatttggTTGCTCTAATTATAGCTGAAGTTAAAAATTTCCTAACATATTAGAGAGAcagtttttttgtatttaatttgagttttatCAACTGTAAGTAGGTATGTCAGGCAGAAGTGTACTTGTATCATTATAAAgctacattttgtttttacatcatCAATAACTCACCTTGTAGATCAGCTCTACAATAACCAGCTGTAGGATGTCTCCGAAGGAGTTGACCTGGTCTATGCAGCTACTCAGGTAGTTCAGGGCTCTCTCCTGGAAAAACAAGCATATCAACAATCAAGTTCCATTATTTCCTCTGCTAATCCATTAGGTAAATAAATAGTCAATCTTTTTGTTACTTAACTCTCTTAACCCAACAGAATTTCTACCACAAAACATGCATCATGCTGGCTGTGACTTGAATTTTTACCTGATCTGCATGAATGAGCATCATGAAGGCATTCCTCTTGCAGGACATGTCCTGTTCTCCCTCCAGGAACTTGGCAATCAGCTCAGGAGCATCAGGGATCAGGGAGTCGTGGTTTCtgtttattataaacaaatgtCATAACTTACTAACATGAAATTATGCAATAATTCTCACACAGACCCAATACACATTAATTCTAATTAAAAAGCAAACTAGTCATGactgagatggtgaccatcttaAGGGAGATGGTGACTATCTCAAGGGGCCCTGATTAAATGAAGGACACTGAGACATAAAGCATTCAGAGGATCTTGCCCTGACCTTAACCTGTGACTTGGAATTACAGTTCAAGATCAATGCACATCCTTTTACCAAAGGGACTCTGTAGGGAAGTATGGGCCAGATTGGACCGAGAGGAGAAAATATGGTTTACACAAGTGACGTTGGACAGACATACAGTTCACTACTGAACACCTGCATAGTGGgccattatataattattaaatatttgtgaTCTCTAAAAGGATATAAACCTTTGAACACAAGTTTGTCAACCCAACCTATAAAATCCTAGTTTCTGTACCTGTAAATAGTTTAGATTGTGAATGTTGATGTACACATTTATACACTGTACCTGTAAATGGTGTAGATGGCCAGGACAGCGTTGCGTCTGACATAGGAGTGTCTGTGTTCCAGACACTGTCTGATGGCGGGCATCAGTGGCTCCAACAGCTCAGCCTCCTTCAGCTTACACAGGAACCGCAGGGTGGAGCCCCGGATAAACTCATTTGGGTGCTGCAGATCCTGttaagtataaatattttaattaataccCAGAATAAATATCATCTAAAAGTATTTTAGCCCCTTTAAATGTAATTTCAATTCAAGTTTTACTCCATTACAAAAATCTTAACTCGTAGAAAAATaaccattttttctttttgctttgttaagAGTTTAGTAAAGGCTATACCTTTCTGTAAGCGTCACACACAAGAATCATCTCGTGCAACATCTTGCCGTCGGGGGTGTACTTGGGCACCACCTCCCAGAAGATGAGCAGCAGCTTCTTGATCATGTGATCTTGGATGGGCATGACGAATCGGATGATGGTCATCAGGAGAGTGGGCAGCTTCTCTCCATTCAGAATCTGCTGGATGGTCTTCTTCAGGGCCTCAGTCTTTGTTTTAATGTCtcccttttctaaaaatatgatGCAAGATGAAGTTGAAAGAAGTTGTCCTACTGGCAGAGCGAAACCAGATAGTGCATAAAATCCATTAATGTATTTTGAATCATTATGCTCTGTATGACATTGAGCTTGATATACTTTTCTTAAACCTCACTTTTAGCCTTGCCAATAATGACCCTGAAAGTTGAatttatctttataatttttatacttattttttacTAATATTTTATTGGAAACTTGGAACAAACTTAGGGGAAAGGAAGCTGAATTTCTTTTATAGGAAATGTGGTCTGGAAGTCAGACCCaacataaaatttgaaaatcatcaACTTCAAAAATCACTGTCATATACAGATAAAATAACTCCCAAACACTGACCTAGATCCTGTCGGAGCTGGAGCTCTGTGGGAGGTTCTGCATCAGAGGGGATGTTGATCAGGGTGTAACACGGCTGTTCTGCCAAAGTAGCCATCTTGTCCTCTTTTGTCTATAATTACACATACATTAAAGATCATATCATGACATGATCATCTCAATCAAAATCGTTTGACatctatgattaaaaaaaatctgtgaggagattgaaatgtaatttatgaTTTCTGACTGTCATGttatattatcatatatatgaATATCGTATAATTATGATGAACATGATGAATGTACTAAAGTGTATCAATGAATAAAAGCATAATATCATCAGAGTAAATGTACCGGTACTTAAAAAGATTCATTTTCACTTCCACCAGGTAAATATGTTCTACTTATCATGCTAACAGTTAAACAATGTTCGCAGAAAATGATGAATGCAGAATTCTGcttttattaaacaaaagtaCTCCACAATGAGGAAACAACTgctaaacaaaatcaaaatataaactaGCATTGAACCAATAGTCACTAATGACAAGGTTATTTTCTAAGGGAAAGCCTTTGAAACAAAACTAAATAGTGGAAAAAATGGTGTATACATCAATGTCCTAAATTCAAATATTGgtaaacacatattcatttaaaattcataaatgtCAATAAATTGTCAAAACGATGTCATTGACAAATGATAGCAAAATTAA from Magallana gigas chromosome 9, xbMagGiga1.1, whole genome shotgun sequence includes these protein-coding regions:
- the LOC105328224 gene encoding coatomer subunit beta: MATLAEQPCYTLINIPSDAEPPTELQLRQDLEKGDIKTKTEALKKTIQQILNGEKLPTLLMTIIRFVMPIQDHMIKKLLLIFWEVVPKYTPDGKMLHEMILVCDAYRKDLQHPNEFIRGSTLRFLCKLKEAELLEPLMPAIRQCLEHRHSYVRRNAVLAIYTIYRNHDSLIPDAPELIAKFLEGEQDMSCKRNAFMMLIHADQERALNYLSSCIDQVNSFGDILQLVIVELIYKVCHNNPSERARFIRCIYNLLNSQSPAVRYEAAGTLVTLSSAPTAVKAAASCYIELIIKESDNNVKLIVLDRLIALKEVPAHEKVLQDLVMDILRVLSAPDLEVRKKTLTLALDLVSSRNIEEMVLVLKKEVVKTNNVEHEDTGKYRQLLVRTLHQCCIKFQDIAATIIPVLIEFLGDQNELAALDVLVFVREAIQRFESLRGLIISKLQEIFPSIKAMKIHRAALWILGEYCETNDDIQNVMTMIRQALGEIPIVDDEIKKAAGEVADDEMQSGGQVQKLVTADGTYATQSAFSSAPSSAKKEERPPMRQYMMDGDFFVGAALATTLTKLALKYIANTPDVKRQNSLVAESMLIMAAIIHLGKSGLPTKPITDDDVDRIATCLKVLAEKTPLMGEIFNTDCRQSLSLMLAAKMEEEKELQRASEKRTVKVQADDPISFAQLVNKAEMGATENMFELTLSQALGMSGKKDGDPIGASKLNKVTQLTGFSDPVYSEAYVNVNQFDIVLDILVVNQTSDTLQNLTVELATLGDLKLVEKPTPMTMAPHDFCNIKANVKVASTENGIIFGNIVYDISGAGSDRNCVVLNDIHIDIMDYIVPASCDDTEFRQMWAEFEWENKVAVNTNVSDLAEFLQHVIKITNMRCLTPEKALKGDCGFMAANMYAKSIFGENVLANLSIEKPAHLSKDSPVQGHIRIRAKSQGMALSMGDKINLSQKSIGKGQ